From Gossypium raimondii isolate GPD5lz chromosome 11, ASM2569854v1, whole genome shotgun sequence:
CAGTGTGCTCTTTATTCAATTGCAAATCCTAAAGAAATTAGTGGTAATGATGAGTTCAGACCCTAGGATACTTTTGTACTAACTACATTAGGTGACTATCCTTGCTGGTTTATGATAATATTCTTATGCAATAACCCAGTTAACCTAAAGAAAGATACAACAGGTGCTCTtcatggaatttttttttttttcatttgaagcAAAAGATATTCAAAGAAGAGACACCCTTTTAACTCTTCCATTTACGTCTTTATTGAGCATATTATACTTGATTATgattattttggaaatttaaatttttataattatttttggattttttaaaattaactcgaataaacatatttgattcgattcgattaaaattttatatatttgaaaaaaattaaattgagtttattgataaaataagattcgttAACTTGACTAATTCGAACTTTTTCAAGCGTTTTGTCTCACCTCAGTCGAACTTTTACCTCTACGGATAAGGTTCTAGGGGAAGGTTGAGGTTTGgctaaataaaagtaattaagaCTAGAGTAAACATAAGAAAGGAAATTTTAGGAATGCAATTGGAGTTCTAgtttgtataattatttttaaaattttagtcaagTTCCATTTCATTGCTTTGATCTTCATTTAGTCCAACATAAAGAAAATTCTTAATAGAAGTGGGGACTTGGCACCCaatttccaaattattttggtttaagtcTCCACGGATtcttaattttagttcttcGATTTGGAATTAGGGTGTTTTTAGTGTTGTCAATTTATGTAATATCCAAAGCATTTCCTGCCAGTTTCCTTCAAATTCTGCCATCGAAGCTTTGGTCTTCTTCCCCGTAATAGATGCCTCCATAGACTTCTGCAGCACTCTAGAACCAATTTTCCAACTCCTGACGTAATTTCCAGATTAGAAAAGGATTAAACGTGTATACTAATATTGTAGAATTCAACGTTGACCATTccataattcataaatatattcAACCCATCATCCTTGTAACGTCAACAAGATGTCTTCGCTTTCTCTTCCGATATCTTCCCTTCTGGCCCTCTTCTTTCTCGTTTTCTTAACCAGAGTTCCGACGATTTTATTCGCTGACGATCCGCGGGCCTGCAGGGAAACGCTAACATGCGGAAGCGTATCAAGTATCGGTTACCCTTTCTGGGGAATGAACCGTCCGAGTTATTGTGGCCAACCAGGATTTGAACTGAGGTGCGAGAATAATGTAACGGAAATCCTGATGAATGAAAACACCTTACGAGTTCTTGACATAGACCCTGAACGACAGATTCTTAAGGTAGCTAGGGAGGATTACTGGAATGGTTATTGTTCCACGGAATTTATCAACACCTCAATCGACTTCAACCACTTCAATTACGGCTCAAACTTTAGGAACCTCACCCTATTCTACGGATGCTACCCGCTGGCAACCTCGACATCTCTTCCTAACTGCACCATAAATAGTACACTTACTGATGTGTCATATGCTGTTAGAAACATGTTGGGTGATCCTCGCTATAGCATATGCCGTGAAATTGTGGTAGTTCCGGTTTATGAAGCTGCAGCAAAGGAGCTGGAGGTGAACCCTATGAGTATGCAGGCTGCTTTAAGTGGAGGTTTCGAATTGCAATGGGAAGCGGTTAATGATCAGTGCAGAAGATGCAGAGATTCAGATGGGATTTGTGTATATAAACAAACTTCATATAGTTTCACTTGCTTTTGCAGCGATAAACTTAGTTTAACCACATGTTTTCCAACAACTGAAGGTACGTTATAGTTCTTCTTCCGTATAAGTTTGCTCAGCTGTTTGTTGTTGCAGAACTTACTGTTTCATTGAATATCTCGAACCGTAACTCTTAGTAACCTTCACGGTTTGACTCATTCTGATGTCCAATCTTCATTAGCAGTAGCAGCAAATTGGCCTTTGTTACTTCAGATCGAATCCTAATCTAAATCTCCCCAAGAAGCCAATGACTTCATTAACTCTAACCATTTTGATTGGTTAATACCAGTTCATCTTCAAATTCCATGGTCGCTTGTTCTCTTTCCCATCACAACTGCATCAGCTAGCAGATAAAACGTAGGGTCTTACCAGTTGCTTATAGATTCGACCTAGAAATACTTTCAGCCAAAGTAGTActattattgatttattcaatCATTAAAATCAGATGACCTTTTCCAATTACAGCTATCTTCAAGTTTTCACCGAACTCGAACTGAGTTTATACCTTTATGAGTTCCGAGTCCTGAGAGCACTATTATAATGAACTGGGCTATTCAcacttaataatatattattgcCATGGTAGGCTACCTAAATTTCCTTTGACTGGCACTTAATGGTGGCATATAACTGAAGTTGAGAAATTTCAACTTTGAATTAGCCAAATACCGactattttttttggtaaataaagtCCCAAAAAGATTACATTGTTGTTTCAGTGTCATCATCCATAAACCTACTATCAAACGTAAATGATCAACTATCGCTTCCGGGGTTCTTGGAAAACTATCGGGGGGGTCGGGACATAAGAGAACGCTTTCATCTTTCCAGTCAATGTATGTGCAGTTGCATTAACTTCTCTTAGAATCTTCCTAATGGTCACCCTCCatgatgggtgtcgaatccaccaatataaacctacgcctaaTTTGCGATTTCAGCAGTATAGgaagtagggtcgatccctcagagactgggtttactgtaaattgttcttctcttgaccagatttatgtcggggcagttgtcgtgccTAAGATATTATGGGGGAGGATAAAGTCGAAAATCTGGagcctgaaataaataaataaaaatcgtaaaaagtaaaagttgaagacagaataataaaaacagttaaataaaatatgtaaaagaattaattaagaTAAGCTCAACCTTAGGCACGGATTTtccctcgtctttgaaccgatcctcgaaattaaaTGAACTCCTCTtctccaataagctagttatagctaccaaggacgcctcggacaccaactcttccttctgtaaattagttatggaacgtccaataactaacccttaccgatcgaacaaccacgaaacgttcgtgatttagaactccggcagctttgctttctagaagagcctagctcgaaccagtgccctcaaccgcgtggggcatttaaatccggttactacttcccttgacggaaccaaacagcaatctccacttggcacgccaatgtgttcacagaaaaccgattagaaacgttcctttcggaattcc
This genomic window contains:
- the LOC128034822 gene encoding LEAF RUST 10 DISEASE-RESISTANCE LOCUS RECEPTOR-LIKE PROTEIN KINASE-like 2.7, which codes for MSSLSLPISSLLALFFLVFLTRVPTILFADDPRACRETLTCGSVSSIGYPFWGMNRPSYCGQPGFELRCENNVTEILMNENTLRVLDIDPERQILKVAREDYWNGYCSTEFINTSIDFNHFNYGSNFRNLTLFYGCYPLATSTSLPNCTINSTLTDVSYAVRNMLGDPRYSICREIVVVPVYEAAAKELEVNPMSMQAALSGGFELQWEAVNDQCRRCRDSDGICVYKQTSYSFTCFCSDKLSLTTCFPTTEELTVSLNISNRNS